TCGGTTCCCTAAAAAAATAAATACAATTAGACTCAAAAGAAAGAGGTATTTTGATCAGATCAAGAAATAAGAGTATTGTTTTTCAAGCTGAATAAAACAATACTGACCAGCCTTTGAGAAATCGAGATTTTGGGTGATATAATATTTTCCTCTAAGCTTATTGACCCTATAAATAAAAAAATGTAGGATTTTTAAATGTCTAACCCATAAAAATAAACCAAATTAAATTTTAAAATGATGAAAAAAATAATCCCATTTATATTAATTCCAGTTTTCTTTTTTACTGCATGCAAAAAAGATTTACACCCGGTAGATCCAAGTACAGTACATACCCCCGACGGTTTTAGTAGTGATAGAACAAGAAATTTAAATATTGTTTATTTTGTACCTAATGATTTAGATACGTTACCAGACTATCAACGAAGGCTCAGTGATATCATGTTATGGGTCAGACAATTTTATAAAGATGAGATGACCCGAAATGGATATGCAAATAAAACTTTTGGAATGTTTGTCAATAGTGACAGTCTTGTCAAGATTATAACAATCAGGGGTAGTAAGCCCAAGAGCGCCTATCCCTATGAGGGCGGGAGTGGAGCTGTAGCGGAGGAGGTTAATGCATGGTTTGAAACTCATCCCTCTGATAAGACGAGCGATCACACCCTTATTATAATTCCTAGATATGAATTTAGACAAGATGGTACAGCCACCGGAGGGCCGTTTTATGGGACAGGGAAGTGGTGTTATGCATTAGACTATGAGGATTTTAATATCGCCAATATCGGTTTGGCCAATAATCAATTTACAGGTTGGTTTGGTGGTTTAGCTCACGAACTGGGTCACGGGTTAAATCTTCCTCACAATTCAGAGAAAGTTTCGGAGAAATTAACACTCGGTACCGCCCTGATGGGGTATGGCAATTTTAGTTTGGGTAAGGAGGGAACAATGCTAACTGCTGCAGACGCAGCAATTTTGAATGCAAATCAAATTTTTAATAAAGATAGTAAAACTTATTACGGAGCCGCGAACGCGGAAATAGATCGCATTCACGCCCAATATGACGCTGCAAAAGAAGCTATTGTTGTGTCAGGCAAGTTTCATTCATCAAATAAGATTAATAGTATTGCATATTATAATGATCCCGAAGGAGGAGGCGATTATAACGCGATAACATGGGAATCAAAAACAATTGGTATAGATAGCTTTTATGTTGAAATGAAAACTTCGGATTTACAATACAAAGGAGACTCATTGTACGATTTAAGGCTAAGATTTATCCATGAGAATGGTATAATTTCCACCTTTACTTATAACTATAAATTCATAAATAATATACCGATAATAAATTTTAGTACCCGTTCGGAACTAAGCAAACAAGGCTGGCAAGTGCATTCTTTTAGTTCTGAAGAAATAGCTGAAGAAGATGGAGCTGCATCAAATCTCATTGATGGCAGTTCTTCGAGCTATTGGCATTCTCGTTGGTCGACCAACGAAACTACTTTTCCTCATGAATTAGTCATAGATTTAGGAGCAATCAAAACAGCCCATGGACTCAGCTACACACATCGCAATGGATTGTCGCGTGCAGTTAAAAATATAGAAGTTTCCTATAGTACCGATGGGGTTAGCTTTGACCAAGTTGGAAATTACGAGGTTCCAAATCTCAATGGACCACAGTATTTGGATTTTATGGCACCAATGTCATTTAGGTTTCTTAAAATAAAAGCCATTGATGCTTGGGACGGAGAACAGTTTGCAGCAATTGCTGAGCTAGGTCTTTATTGATAAAGTGTTAAGTTTTTATAGCATCAATGTTGATTCTTTACATCAATATTGATGCTATAGTATTAAAGTCCATCAGACTTTATTCCAAAAAACTCAAGTTCCCTCACAGCAACGACACTGTTCTCAGGTTGAATTCCTTCAATTACGAGGCGCATGAAACGAACCCCTAGTTGTTTTATGCTCTTGGAATCGTAATCTTGCCCCGACGAGGATAAATGGCTGTCTATTGGTGACCATATAAGCCCATCGATAGACGATTCCAAGGTATAAAGATACCAGTCACTATCCTTCCCCCAATAAATCCGATAAGAATCTAAATCATACTTCTCTCCCAGATCAATAGAAATTGTAATCGGGAGTTTTAGCTTATCTGCTCGCCAGAAACTAGTGAGGTTTCCATCAGTTATTACCTTTAGTGAGTCGATTGGGATTCCATCTATCTTAACGGTGGCAGTTGAAAGGTTTAGCTTTTCTCTTTTGTGCGCAAATGTTGCGGTATTTCTATTTTCAGTATGAGGATTATCATACTCATTCACCCAGGTATACCGCTTGCCGTCGGGGACCTGACTCTTATTTTTAGGAATACTTGCTATTATACCAGTTGCGGATTGTAATCCTTCACTGCTTGCATTAATAATAATTTGACCGGCTTCAGTCGTTGTACGAATAAGTGCATAGGCTATGCCACCTTCAGTAAATTGTGGAGAAACCTTTGTATGAGGATTATTTCCACCTATCAGACGACCTTTTCCTGAGACAACCAACTTAATTGGAATTGCATCTGCTTGGTCAGGTGAACTTACCAAATTTCCTTTTTCATCACAAATTTTAATATAAACCGGTATCATATCCGATCCTCCTGCATGAGGAACGATGCCTTGATCAGCGAATTCTATTTGTAGATGGTGGGGTGACCTGGCAGTTGAAACACGATGGGTACAAACGACTTTTCCGCCCAATATTCCCTCCGCTTCCAGTTCTCCTGATTCGTAATCTGTTAGTTCAAAACGAAAATACGAGCTGCCTCCCTTTTTGTAGATAAATGGCGCTGTTACCGAATTGTTTTCTCTGTTTTTTTCGCCCACAAGTTTGTTATTTCGAAAGAGCCTGACGGTGTCACAATTTGAGAATACGATGATATTAGCATCCAGATCTTTCCTTGCATTGTGACTTGCGATATGTACAACAGGACCATAAGCGGGATTTCTGGCATCCTGCATCGCTTTCATTTGATAATAGCCAAATTTCGGGTATCTATCCAAATCAACTACTCCACTGAACGCAGTGACTGGATCATAACCGCGGGTATAATCGTTGAAACTCCAAAGGAAATATCCACTTATTCGAGGGTTTGCGTCCAGACCTGCATGATCCCAATAGCCTCCGAGAGATTCTTCTTTTTCCCCATTGAGTGCATTCTGTCGTAATATTGATTGGTTGATTAATCCTTTATCGCCGTAAAGTCTCGAAGCACGGAGTCCATTTTCTTTACTTGGATCTGCAAACCATGCATCGCCCCATTCCCTTGTCAATGAAGGGCTTTTGGGGAATGGGTCAGTTCCATCAGGATCAACCACCTTATAAAATACGTCGTAGAAAGGTTGGCTTCTACTATTAAGGTCATCGGCTGTAAATAGTTGATCACCGGGTAACTCATCGTGAGCGATCTTTACCGCCTTCATCATCCAGGACGCTGGAGTAGGAGACTCGTTGAGCGATGTTTCCCATAAAAAAATAGAAGGATGATTACGGTCTCTCCTGATCATTTTGCGAATATCACGATATGTACGTTCGATAAATAAATCATCTTCATTAAAATATTGCCACCCCGGTTGGCATTCGATCACCAATAGACCTAGAGAATCACAAGCATCAAGAAATGCTGGCGATGGTGGATAGTGCGCGGCTCTTACCGCATTGAACCCTCCTTTCTTCAAAAGCATAACATCGCGATATTGCATCGAATTGCTTGCCGCATCTCCTACATAAGGGAATGCTTGGTGCCTGTTAGCACCCCGAATGTAAAGTTTATCGCCGTTTAAATAAAAGCCATCGGCTTTGCCGGTAGGAGAACGAAAGCTGAATCTCCTTATACCTATCCATGTATTTACCTCATCAATTAAAATATCGTTGTCATAAATGCGTGAAACCAGTTGGTATCGGAATGGATGATCGGGAGACCATAACTGCGGATTAAAAACCTCGAGCTTTTGGACAAAAGTAGAATCACCGGGAGAGATATTTGTTCTGCTATTGGTCTCTGAAACGATTTTTCCGGTATTATCTAATAGTATTGTCTCCAAACGCAATTTGGATATCAAATGGGTATTGCTGTTTACGATATGCGTTCGGCAGTTAACTGTTGCCTTTTCTTTAGTAACCGCCGGAAAGCTTACCAGAATTCCACCTCCAGCAATGATATCCATTTCCATAGGATCCGAAATATAGGTTTTATCGGTAATGATCATTTTTACTTCCCGATAGATCCCTCCATAATAATTAAAATCTAGTTTCTGCATAGGCTTGCCGGGGGGCGTTGACCCATCATCCTTATTGCTGACGCGTATTGCGAGCACGTTATCTTTATCATATTGGATGTACGGCGTTATATCAACCACAAAGCCTAGGTATCCGCCAGCATGTTCTGCAATTTTTTTTCCGTTAAGAAAGATTGTACAATTAGTTTGGACGCCTTCAAATTGAAGTACGGTTCTTTTATTTTGCAGTCCGCCGGAAAGACGAAAATAACGGCGATACCATCCCGTACCTTGAAATACGCCGCCGCCGTTGTGTTTTGGCTCCAAACGCATAACATGCGGAATACTTACCGCTTCCCATTTGCTGTCATCATAATCTATCTCCATCGCCTGGTCCATATCTCCTCGATAAAATGCCCAGTTGGTATTCATATCAAGTCGTGTTCTTGCAGACTGTTTTTTCATTGCAAACAGCGATGAACATATACCCCACAATATTAAGGCAGGCAAAATGTACTTTGTTTTTTTCATGTAAAAAATATAGTTCCACTTTAGTTTCTGCTAAAAGCTGTCAGCAAAGCACTTTATTAGTGGCGAAAAATGTAAGATTAGTCTATTTTTCTTTATAAAAAATTAGCCATCAGCACTAAATATTTTAAGCTGATGGCTACGATTTATTAATTTGGATAACCTGGATTTTGAGTTAGATTAGGATTTACATCAGTTTCTTTTCGAGGGATTGGCCAAAGGTAATCCCTTTCATTTGAAAATGTCCTAGACTCCACCTCTATATGGTCACCAGTAAGCATTATCGATCCGTTTTTGGAATCCACAGTGCCGAGTCTAGTGCCATACACTTTCCCTTGCCGTACTTGTGGCCCTATTTTCCAACGTTTGATATCAAACCAACGCAACCCTTCTAAAGCAAGTTCTACGCGGCGTTCTCTTCTTACCAATTCGCGTAAAGTAGTTTGATTAGCATAAATAGATCTATCAACTTTGGGCATTCCGGCCCTTTGTCTTACGGCATCAATAGCGTCATACACACTGTTGTCTATGCTTGCACTTTCTATTTTTGCTTCAGCATATGTCAGCAATATCTCCGCATAGCGTATGAGAATCATATTTAAACCCGTATTCCATAAATCTGGATAGTCAGATAGATTAGACGTGTATTTTTTATATAAATAACCCGTTTTAGAATTATTACTTCCGTTATAGTAGTCTCCAGAACTTCGTTCAATTGGATTATAATATTTTCCTTCGTAGAACTGTCCCGGATAGACGATAGATGCTGTAAGCCGAGGATCCCTATTTTTATAAGGATCGTTTTTATTATAATTGGCACCTGGATCATCGATCGTTTTTCCATTGGCCATTTCATAAGCGTCTACCAAAGATTGCGTCGGATCAATCGAGCCCCATCCACCAAAAGTTGAGGATGGCATAATGCCAATGTTGCCGTTAGAATAGTCATTTTCCTTATATTGTATGTCAAGGATAATCTCATTGTTATTCTCATTCTGTATTCGGAAAACGTCTTGATAGGAGGAGAAAAGGGAGTAGCCCATTTCCATGACTTGCTTGCTGGTAATGATACAATCTGCGTATTTACCGCTATACAGCTCTAAACGTGCTTTGAGCGACAAGGCCGCTCCTCGGGTAATTCTGCCCACATCGTTAGCAGAATATTTCACAGGAAGTTCTGGCGTGATCGCCTTCAATTCATCGAGGATATATTTCTGGATCTCAGAGACAGCTGTACGACTTACCGCATTTGCTTCATCTTGGCTAAGTGTTTTAGTGACAAGTGGGACATCACCGTAAAGTTGGGACAAGGTAAAATACTGATAAGCACGTAGGAAACGTGCTTCCGCTTTCATTCTGGTTTTCAATGCTTCGTCCATAGGGGTTTTATCCACGTTTTCTAGAAACCAGTTGGATTTCTGGATCGTGCTATATGACGGAGACCATCTATCAGTTATCCAAGTGTCTGAAGGACTCCCGGACCCATTTCCCAAGCTTGTATAACCTTCCCAATAATATTGGCTGTACACATTGTCCGATAAAGCATCCATGTAAAGCACATGGTATCCGTCGCTCCAGGAGTTATAACAACCATTAAGGGCTACTAGTGCATCATTCTCCGAAGACCAGAGCGAAGAATTGCTGTAGGCATCCTTGGGATTTCTGTCCAGAAAATCTTTCTGGCAAGCCGTAAATGTTATACTGAGAAAAAGAGATAATATTAAAGTTTTTTTCATGTCTAATGCGAATAAGAGTTAAAAAGTGACATTTAGGCCCAGCGTATGTACTTTGACCTGAGGATAATAATATATGCCACTGCTATAAGAAGCCTCCGGGTCGATCCAGTCTTGAAGTCCGCTGAAAGTCAATATATTTTGACCGCTATAATAGATACGGGCACGGCTGATTCCCAATTTTTTGATTGAGCTGGTGAAGTTATATCCTACCTGTAGATTTTTTAGGCGGATATAGGAAGCATCTTTGACCCAGAATGAAGAAGGATTGTCTATTGCATTATTCTGATTTTGGGAATAAAGTATCCTAGGAAGTGACGCTCCGGGATTTTCGGGGGTCCAAGTATCCAATAACGCAGATGTAGGCTTACCTGCGGCGTCGCCAACTTCGCCTAGCTTTCCTTCCAGATACGTTTTTACACGAGCGGCCCCTTGAAAGAACAGCATAAGATCGATATTCTTATATGTACCGCCCAATGTTAGTCCGAAAGTGGTCTTGGGGTAGTAATTGCCTAAATATTGTTTATCGTCGCTATCAATTACTTTGTTGCCGTCAATATCACGGTATTTTAAATCCCCGGCTCCGGTCCGGTTGCTTTGAACAGCATGCTTTTCTACCTCTTCTTTCGTTTGGAAAATTCCGTCTGCAATATAGCCATATAGCGAATTGATAGGATAGCCTACCTCTTGTATCGTAGTATTTGTTAGGTAGGGACCAGTACCATACAGATCTGTGATCTTATTATCGATAAAAGAGATGTTGAACGAACCATTGTAGGCAAAATCTCCCTTATTGTCTTTGTATCCAAGCACAAATTCCCAGCCTTTGTTTTGTACAGCACCAGCGTTTCTCGTTGGGGGTTTTAATCCATATACGCCACTGACGGGTACATTCAGTATAATGTCATTTGTTTTCCGATTAAACCAGTCGACCGTCAGATCCAGTTTTCCTTTGAAGAATGACGCATCAATACCTGCACCATAAGTTGTTGTGCTCTCCCAGCGCAGATCGGCATTGGCACCACTAGTCGGAGCTACGCCCGTTGCTATAATAGGGGAGGCTCCGCCGAACGTATAGTTTTGATCAGAACTGATCACGGTGATGTATGGGTAGTATGGCGCACTAGGAAAGTCACCATTCGCTTTGACTTCCTGATTACCGAGTTTTCCCCATGATCCACGGATTTTTAAAGCAGATATAGATTCCTTTACTGGCTCAAAGAAATTTTCTTTGTTCAGATTCCATCCAGCTGAGAATGAAGGAAAAGCACCCCAGCGGTGTTTTGGTGAAAAACGAGATGTTCCATCATACCTCAAATTAGCTTCAAATAGGTACTTACCTGCAAAATCGTAATTTAATCGACCAAAATAAGAACGCAATGCCATTTCATATCCATAACCAGAGGCAGTTTGTCCGGCGGTCGATCCGAGATTGATTTCACTCAGCTCATTGTTGAGAAAGCGCTGTCTGTAAGCACTATTTTCAGTATATTGTGTAAGCTCTTGAAAATAGCCTCCCAATACCTTTATATTATGATCTCCAAAGCTTTTTGTATAATCTAACAAGCCCTGGAGTGTTGTCCTTCGGAAGGTTGTATTTTTATCAGTAAGTTTATTTGGTCCTTGATAGAAGGTTTTGTCTCCGGCTGCGTTGTAATACTGAATGTCAGCAATAAAAAACTTATTTTGTGCTATAGAAGATACAAATCCCAGTGTAGGTTTAAAATGGAGGCCTTTTAGGATTTCCCAGTCAGCACCAACATTTCCAGCAAAATCATAATAGTTTTCGCGGTTAAAAGACGGTGATTCAAGCCAGGCAAGTGGATTTCCATCGGCTATACTTCCATAGTGACCATTTTCATATTTATAAGGAATCATTGGAACAATTCGGTTAATTTGTCGCACCACCTGAGTGAATCCCGATACCCCTGGCATGCTTGATTGCGGTTCTAGTAATGGCGAGTAAGTATAGGCGAGATTGCCGTGAACTTTCAGTTGGTCATTGACTTTTGATTCTAGATTAAAGCGGGAAGTATAGCGCTTCGCATTTGTTTTTTTTATAAGACCATTTTGATCGAAATAACCAAGGGAGAGCATGTACCGGGACTTGTCGTTTCCACCATTTACGCTCAAGTAATGATTCTGTTGTATCCCGTTGCCCCTATAGGCTAGATCCAACCAGTCCGTATTGGGATAATTATAGGGATCAGATCCATTCTTGAATTTTTCAATTTCTTCTTCCGTATATCGAGGTTGTTTTCCTTCATTGCGGAGAGCCTGATTATAGAGTCCCGCGGCTTGCCAAGAAGGCAAATAATCAAAAAGCCCGGTTGCACTTTGTTTGCCGACATAGGTATTATAGGTCAGGATAGTTTTTCCCTCCTTACCTTTTTTCGTCGTGATTAAGATTACCCCGTTGGCTGCCCGAGATCCGTAAATAGCAGCAGATGCTGCATCTTTCAATACCGATATACTTTCTATATCATCAGGGTTGACATTGTTCATAGTAGAGATCATTCCATCAACGACAACCATCGCACCAGCATTGTTGAGTGTTCCAATGCCACGCACACGTATGGTGGCCGCATCACGTCCGGGTTGTCCAGAATTTGCAGCAGTAACTGTGACTCCTGCCATTGTTCCCTGTAATGCATTTCCAACGCTTGTAACAGGACGGTCGGTCAGTTGTGAAGCACGAACGGTAGAAACTGATCCCGTTAAATTTTCTTTGCGCTGTTGGCCAAACCCGACTACAACTACTTCCTGAAGATTTTGCTGATCCGATAGCATCGTAACCTGAAGAGCGTCTTTGCCATCGGCTGCTACCTCTTGTGGTTTATAGCCTATATAACGGAAGATAAGAACACCTTCGTGAGGTATTTTCAGTTGGAATTTTCCGTTTGCATCGGTCGTTGTTCCAATTCCATTACTGCCTTTTAACATGACATTTACCCCTGATAAGGTTTTTACCGAATCACGTACGGTACCCGTAGCAATTAGTTGCTGAACCTTAGGTTCAAATGATGCGACTTCCCTCATTTGAATCACGATGGTATTGTTTTTTAATGTATATGTTATAGGCTGTAGGGCAAGACATTTGTCGAGCGCTTCACGAAGCGGCATATCGGTCACGTTGATATCTATTCGTTTACTTTTCTCCAATACGTCATTTTTGTAGACAAAGTCGTAACCAGTCTGCTGTTTAATCGCGTTGAATATAGCCTGCAGCGGGGCCTTTTCCATATAGAGTGTTACTTGCTGACCATTGGCAGCCAAAGACGATTGCAGAAAGGCAGCGGTTAGAATAATACAGGTTAGGTATATTTTCATAAAGCCTTTTTTTAAAATAGATCCAGATGTTCCATTTATTAGGTTATAGTAACCTGATGTGTTAGCAACATTGGGATAAGGGGAAAGATCCCCTTTGGTATTAGTAAACATCATTTTATTTTTAGGATTAATCAATTAAAATTAATTTGGTCAGGATTCTAACTGTCTAAAGGTATATGTAGTATTCGGTCACTATTTAGGAGAATCCATAGCTTGTTTTTTATCTACGGTTTGATCATAATCCTCCTTCCTTTTAGATTAAAATGAATACCGGTCAGTTTGAGTACGTCCAATACTTCCTGTATATCTTTTGAGCGTGAGATTGACCCGCCGAGTTTTATTTTACCAATATTTTCTTCGTAGCTAACCTCCACATCATACCAGCGCGAAATCTGTCGCATAATTTCTTCCAAGGGCATATCATCAAATGCAAAATCGCCTTGCTTCCAGGCAATAGACTGTGAAGCATCCACCTGCTTGAATGTTAGATTTTTATTATTGAGGATACTCTGTTGCCCGGGTTTTAATATTATCGAAGTATTTCGATCAGTCGGAGATACCTTTACGCTACCTTCTATTAATGTTGTTTTGACGGTTTCTTCGTCCTGATATGCATTAATATTGAAAGTTGTGCCTAATACCGTTACTATCTGCTTATCTGTCTCTACGATGAAAGGGAGTTTCTCGGCTTTCGTCACCTTTTTAGTAACCTCAAAATATCCTTCCCCCATTAATTTGACCCGTCTCTCTTTACCTGAGAAATTGGTTGGAAAGCTCAGTGATGAAGAAGCATTGAGCATTACTGAAGTACCATCTGCGAGCAGTAACTTAAACTTTCCACCTTTTGGGACTGTAATCGTATTTATTCCTTCGTCATGTGGTGTTCCGTTCCTAAGTGTGTAACTCAAGATTCCTTTTTCCAACATCTGGATAGCGCCTCCGGTAGCAAAAGATAGATTCTCCGATGTCGTACTGTCCAGGTACATTGTACGTCCATCTGCAAGCTGCAATATTGCCTTATCTGAACCCGGGCGAACGAGTATAGCTTGTGGTTCCCGAATTTCCAGTAGGTTTTGAAAGTTCATCATCAGGACTATAGCTAAAAAAATAGCAACAGCAGCAATCATCGATGGTCTAAAAAGAAATTGAAATGGCTTATCTATTTTTTGTTTATCAGCAATCGTTTTATCTATTTTTTTCCATATAATATATTCGCGTATTTTTTTATTTCCATGTTTAGTTTCGTCCCATTCTTCTGTTTGAGATTCAATATGCTTGTAGAATGAAAATAGTTGATCTTCTTCTTGCTTGTTTGTTTTCTTTTTAAGGTATTTGCTGATGATACGCTGTATGGTCTTTCTATCTTTCATGTCTGTATTATAATTGTATGTGCAAAAAAAAAGCACCAACCCCTAAGAGTTGATGTTTTTAATTTTTTTAGCTTAACGTGATCTATCGGAAAATATTGAGGATTGTTAATAAGAAAAGCGGTAAGGTCCATGGAGAGAGGTATTTTCTCATTTTTTTTATGGCAATGGTAATTTGGTTTTCTACGGTTTTTATTGAAATATTGAGGCGGGCTGCTATTTCCTTATTGGTGAGATGCTCCTTTCTGCTCAAGTAAAAAATTACACCGCATTTTTCGGGCAATTTTTCGATGCCTATTTTTAAAGCTTCTTCGATCTCTTTGTGATGCTCCTGAGAATCAAAAAATGCTGCTGGCAAATTAGCTAGCTCCATTACAAAGTTATTTCTACATTTTTTTTCGTTTATGCACCTGAAGACCTGAAAACGTACTGCTGTAAATAAATAAGATTCCAGATTCTTTATCGACAAGGCCGAACGTCTGATCCAGAGCTGCGAAAATATCTCCTGAACAATATCCTCACACAATTCCCTGTCACGGAGAATATTGTAAGCTGCTAGATAAAGCCTGTCCCAAAACAGGGTATATAATTTTTCAAACGCGACCTTCGATCCACCATAAAGCGCTCCTAATAGGATTGTATTTTCATGTTGTTGAGTAGCTTTCTTTTCCGAATCTGATAAATTAACATTATGGATAATTTCCATATTATTATAGTGGTAATTTTTTGCCATATCCGTTGGTTCGAAAATGCGTCATTATTGAGATATTAAATCTCTACGCTGGTTAAATTGGTAAGTAATTCTTTAGTTGAGTGGTAAATTATGGCTACATTGATACACTCCCTTTGACGTGAGGATTATTATTGGGCGTTCTGCTTTGTATAATTGGTTTAGGAGTACCGTTTATCAGACTCAATATATTTTAATCTAATTGAGAATTTTAATAGCTAATAAAAAGCAACCTATTGATAAATAGGCCGCTTTTTACCATTATCTGTCAAGAACGCCTCCCCGTCAGATAACTATATTATCCATAAAAAGAACGCACAAATTAATTTCTTACACAACGGACATTTTTCAACTGGGTTTCTACTAAATCCACGCCAATTACCGACACATTGAGTAAGCTAGCTGTAAGGTCGTCATTGTGAATATTGAAAGCGCCTCTTTCGGCATGATAATACCATGCGCCAAAACCAAAAAGCCCACCAAGGTTTACTCCTGATGTACCCGTCCATAATTCGGCACGGTTACCATAATTGGCCAGATTGATCTGTAAGACACCATTTACAAAAGCGAATGAATTACTACCGCCGTTAAAGTTGAAATGAAGCTTGTTGCTCGGATAAGGAGCCGCTGTTCCGCTGGCGTCATATTCAAAGTAACCACGGTTATTGACTGACCCGTAAGTTGTTTGCTTACCGCCAACCCCTAATACTCCAGTGAGTTTTCTAAAGTCGCTTTCACTCGCTTGGCGCCAAACGCCAGTAGGATACACCTGGGCACAAGGGTCACTATTTACGCCAAATTGATCCGGAACCAGGCCTTTGA
The window above is part of the Sphingobacterium sp. ML3W genome. Proteins encoded here:
- a CDS encoding discoidin domain-containing protein, coding for MMKKIIPFILIPVFFFTACKKDLHPVDPSTVHTPDGFSSDRTRNLNIVYFVPNDLDTLPDYQRRLSDIMLWVRQFYKDEMTRNGYANKTFGMFVNSDSLVKIITIRGSKPKSAYPYEGGSGAVAEEVNAWFETHPSDKTSDHTLIIIPRYEFRQDGTATGGPFYGTGKWCYALDYEDFNIANIGLANNQFTGWFGGLAHELGHGLNLPHNSEKVSEKLTLGTALMGYGNFSLGKEGTMLTAADAAILNANQIFNKDSKTYYGAANAEIDRIHAQYDAAKEAIVVSGKFHSSNKINSIAYYNDPEGGGDYNAITWESKTIGIDSFYVEMKTSDLQYKGDSLYDLRLRFIHENGIISTFTYNYKFINNIPIINFSTRSELSKQGWQVHSFSSEEIAEEDGAASNLIDGSSSSYWHSRWSTNETTFPHELVIDLGAIKTAHGLSYTHRNGLSRAVKNIEVSYSTDGVSFDQVGNYEVPNLNGPQYLDFMAPMSFRFLKIKAIDAWDGEQFAAIAELGLY
- a CDS encoding glycoside hydrolase family 2 TIM barrel-domain containing protein, which produces MKKQSARTRLDMNTNWAFYRGDMDQAMEIDYDDSKWEAVSIPHVMRLEPKHNGGGVFQGTGWYRRYFRLSGGLQNKRTVLQFEGVQTNCTIFLNGKKIAEHAGGYLGFVVDITPYIQYDKDNVLAIRVSNKDDGSTPPGKPMQKLDFNYYGGIYREVKMIITDKTYISDPMEMDIIAGGGILVSFPAVTKEKATVNCRTHIVNSNTHLISKLRLETILLDNTGKIVSETNSRTNISPGDSTFVQKLEVFNPQLWSPDHPFRYQLVSRIYDNDILIDEVNTWIGIRRFSFRSPTGKADGFYLNGDKLYIRGANRHQAFPYVGDAASNSMQYRDVMLLKKGGFNAVRAAHYPPSPAFLDACDSLGLLVIECQPGWQYFNEDDLFIERTYRDIRKMIRRDRNHPSIFLWETSLNESPTPASWMMKAVKIAHDELPGDQLFTADDLNSRSQPFYDVFYKVVDPDGTDPFPKSPSLTREWGDAWFADPSKENGLRASRLYGDKGLINQSILRQNALNGEKEESLGGYWDHAGLDANPRISGYFLWSFNDYTRGYDPVTAFSGVVDLDRYPKFGYYQMKAMQDARNPAYGPVVHIASHNARKDLDANIIVFSNCDTVRLFRNNKLVGEKNRENNSVTAPFIYKKGGSSYFRFELTDYESGELEAEGILGGKVVCTHRVSTARSPHHLQIEFADQGIVPHAGGSDMIPVYIKICDEKGNLVSSPDQADAIPIKLVVSGKGRLIGGNNPHTKVSPQFTEGGIAYALIRTTTEAGQIIINASSEGLQSATGIIASIPKNKSQVPDGKRYTWVNEYDNPHTENRNTATFAHKREKLNLSTATVKIDGIPIDSLKVITDGNLTSFWRADKLKLPITISIDLGEKYDLDSYRIYWGKDSDWYLYTLESSIDGLIWSPIDSHLSSSGQDYDSKSIKQLGVRFMRLVIEGIQPENSVVAVRELEFFGIKSDGL
- a CDS encoding RagB/SusD family nutrient uptake outer membrane protein produces the protein MKKTLILSLFLSITFTACQKDFLDRNPKDAYSNSSLWSSENDALVALNGCYNSWSDGYHVLYMDALSDNVYSQYYWEGYTSLGNGSGSPSDTWITDRWSPSYSTIQKSNWFLENVDKTPMDEALKTRMKAEARFLRAYQYFTLSQLYGDVPLVTKTLSQDEANAVSRTAVSEIQKYILDELKAITPELPVKYSANDVGRITRGAALSLKARLELYSGKYADCIITSKQVMEMGYSLFSSYQDVFRIQNENNNEIILDIQYKENDYSNGNIGIMPSSTFGGWGSIDPTQSLVDAYEMANGKTIDDPGANYNKNDPYKNRDPRLTASIVYPGQFYEGKYYNPIERSSGDYYNGSNNSKTGYLYKKYTSNLSDYPDLWNTGLNMILIRYAEILLTYAEAKIESASIDNSVYDAIDAVRQRAGMPKVDRSIYANQTTLRELVRRERRVELALEGLRWFDIKRWKIGPQVRQGKVYGTRLGTVDSKNGSIMLTGDHIEVESRTFSNERDYLWPIPRKETDVNPNLTQNPGYPN